AACTCAAAAGTTGCGCTTCACCGTCCTGGCCACTTCAGAGAACAACCGCTACGAGCCCTGCCTTGACGAACTGGAAATCTACAATACCGCCGGGCAAAACATCGCCCTCACTGGACAAGGGGCCAAGGTCACTGCCTCGCCAAGTTGGGACAGTGGCAAACATCGCCTGATCCATCTCAACGACGGCCAATATGGCAATGACCGCAGTTGGATCAGCAAGACGAAAGGAGCAGGCTGGGTGCAGGTGGAATTCCCCAAAACGGAAAGCATCGAAGCCATCGTCTGGGGCCGGGACCGGCTGGATGACTTCAACGATCGCTTGCCTGTGGAGTATCGCGTCGAAATCGCTCGCGCCGATGGCACTTGGCAGCTCGTTGCAGCTTCACAAGATCGCCTGCCTTATCCAGGCCCCAAAGCCCGCCTCTCTCAGCCAGAGCCGCAAGATGCCAGCAAGGTATCTGCCTGGCATGAGGCCAGAGGAGAAGTCAATGCCTTGGAAAGCAAACTCAGCACGGCCAAGACAGGCCCAATGGTCTATGCAGGCCGGTTTGAACCTGCTGCCCCCTCGTTCCGGTTGAACCGAGGAGATGTCACCCAGCCGAAGGAAGAAGTCTCGCCCGGAGCGGTCTCCGCGCTGGGAGCCCCTCTGACCCTAGACAAAAACCTGCCCGAACAAAAACGCCGCATCGCCCTGGCCCAATGGCTCGCTGATCCTGCCAATCCTCTGCCTGCCCGTGTGCTAGTGAACCGCCTGTGGCAGCACCATTTTGGCGAAGGCATCGTCAACACGCCGAACGACTTTGGCCGCAATGGAGCTCTACCCACACACCCGGAACTGCTCTCCTGGCTCGCCACCGAATTCATCCGCAGCGGCTGGAGCATCAAGCACATGCAAAAACTCATCGTCATGAGCAAGACCTGGAGACAGAGCAGTGCCCCACGCCAGGATGGCCTAACGGCAGATGCGCAAACCCAGCTCCTCTGGCGTTTCCCGCCCCGCCGCCTGGAGGCAGAGGCCCTCCGGGATGCCATGCTCACCGTCTCAGGCACACTGGATCTCAAAATGGGCGGCCCCGGTTACAGCGCCTTCGCACCTAACAACAACTACGTTCGTGTGTACGACCCCAAGGCCGACTTCGGCCCCGCCGACTGGCGACGTATGATCTACATGACCAAGGTCCGCGTGGCGCAGGACTCCACCTTTGGCAGCTTCGACTGTCCCGATGCCGGCCAGTCCCAGCCAAAGCGCCCCCGTTCCACCACGGCCATCCAGGCCCTCAGCCTGTTCAACAGCGGCTTTGTCAATCAGCAGGCCGAAATCCTCGCCACCCGCCTGGAACGAGACGCAGGCAAGACACCAGCCCAGCAGATCCAGCGGGCCTTTGCCCTCACCACCCAGCGTCCGCCCTCCTCCGATGAAGTACGCGTGTGTGAATCCCTCATCCAAGAGCACGGCCTGCCCGCCCTCTGCCGCGTGCTGCTGAATGCCAACGAATTCATTTTTGTGCCATGACTGCGCCTCTCTCCACCCACGGCCTGGGTCTGCTGAACCGCCGCAACTTTCTCTCCAGTGCAGCGGGCCTAGGCCTAGCCACCCTGCTAGGCGAAAACACCTCCTTGGCCAGTACGAGGCCCATCCGCCCGGCCATTGATCCCTCCAACCCACTCGGCGCACGCAGCACTCACTTTGCGCCCAAGGCGAAGCGCGTACTCGTTCTTTTCTGCTCCGGGGCCGTCAGCCACCTGGATTCCTGGGATTGGAAACCCGAGTTGCTACGCATGGATAGCAAACCTATGCCAGGGGCCAAAGAAAACTTCCTCACTTTCCAGGGCGAAAACGGAAACTTGGTTAGACCGCTCTACGACTTCAAGCCTCGCGGCCAGACCGGCAAGATGGTATCCGATCTCTTCCCCCACCTCGCCTCCATGGCGGATGACCTCACCTTCATCCACTCCATGACGGCCAAGTCCAACACCCATGGCCCGGCGGAAAACCAGATGAGCACCGGCTTCATCTTCGATGGCTTCCCCAGCCTCGGCTCATGGGTCAGCTACGCCCTCGGTTCCGAAGCAGAAAACCTGCCCGCCTATGTCGCCATCCCGGATCCGCGCGGCGTCCCCCAGGCAGGCGTAAACAACTGGGGCAATGGTTTCCTTCCTGCCGTCTTTCAGGGCACTGCCTTCAATTCCAGCCGCCCTATTTACAACCTCGCTCGGCCTGAGAAAGTCTCCGCCGCCAGCGACCTCGCCTCTCGCGATGTCCTGAAGTTCCTCAATGAAAAGCACCTGGAAAAATTCCCCGGTGACACGGAACTCGCCGCCCGCATCGCCAGTTACGAACTCGCCGCCAAGATGCAGCTCTCCGTGCCGGAGGTGAGCGACCTTTCCAAAGAATCCGCCACCACTTTAAAAGCTTACGGCGTGGATGATCCCAATCCCGTCAAAAGCGGCTTTGCGAAAAACTGCCTCCTCGCACGCCGCCTGCTGGAGCGCGGCGTCCGCTGCGTGAAGCTTTACAATGGAGCCTATGCCATGGGCGAAGGCATCGGCAACTGGGACGGTCACCGAAAGCTGAAGGAGCAGTATGACAAACACGCGCCCATCTTTGACCAACCTGCTGCTGCACTGATCCACGATCTCCGCCAGCGCGGCCTTTTGGAAGACACCCTCGTCGTCTGGTGTACGGAATTTGGCCGCATGCCCACCTTTCAAAAAGGCGCGAGCGGCCGCGACCACAATCCCCAGGGATTCACCGTCTGGATGACAGGAGCTGGTGTGAAGCCCGGCGTCAGCTACGGAGCCACCGACGAGCTGGGTCACAAAGCCGTCGAAAAGGTCACCACCATCTACGATTTCCACGCCACCATCCTGCACCTACTGGGCCTGGATCACGAACGCCTCAGCTACTACCACAACGGCATTGACCGCCGCCTCACCGACGTCCACGGCCATGTGATCAAAGGCATCCTCGCTTAAACAAGCGCATGCCCTTCATCATTCCCCTCTGGACATCCCGCGCCGCATCATCTCCAATACGGGCCGCATGATTCGGACCGCCACCCTCACCGCCGCCCTGGCCTGCCTTTGCAGCGGGACGCACCTCCTCGCCCAGGACACGACTCCACCTCCGGCTGCCCCTGCCGCCGCTACCGCTGAGAAAGCAGCCTTTGCGTTTAAGGATGGCGACCGCCTCGTCCTCATCGGCAACACCGTCATCGAGCGCGAGCAACGCTACGCCACCCTTGAGCCCCGACTGGCCCTCGCCCTTGGCGAAACCAAAGTGACGATCCGCAATCTCGCCTGGAGTGGCGATACCGTTTACGGCCACGCCCGCTCTTACTTCGGCCCCCCAGAAGAGGGCCTCGAGCGCATGGCCAAGCACCTGGAACTGCTGAAACCCACCGTCGTGCTACTCTGCTACGGTTCTGAAATGGCCTTCGAAGGCCTCAGCGATCTCCCTCGTTTCCTCACGGGTTACCGCAATCTCCTCGCCCTTATCCGCAAGCAGGCCCCCGGCGTCCGCGTCATCATCGCCACACCGCCACCTCTGGAAAATCTGCCACCGCCGATGCCCGACCTAACGGATGCCAACAAAAATCTTTCCAGCTTCCGCGATGCCCTGCGCAAATTCGCCGGCTCCCAGAACACCTACTTCGTGGACTGGTTCGAGCTCATGGGCGGCATGCCCAAACCCGGCCAGACCGCCAAGCCCCTCACCGAAAACGGCGTCCACTACACCCGCGAAGGCTATCAAAAGCTCAGCACCAAGCTCGTCCAGGGCCTGGGCCTCACCCCGCCCCAGATCTCCGAGGCGGAACTCGGCGGCCTCCAGAAAGAAGTCCTGAAAAAAGACGAACTCTTTTTCAACCGCTGGCGCCCCCAGAACGAGACCTACCTCTTCGGCTTCCGAAAGCACGAACAGGGGCAAAACGCCAAGGAGATCCCCATGTTTGATCCCCTGATCGACCAGGCCGACGCCAAGATTCAGGAACTCAAAGCCGAGCTGCTCTCTAACAAAAAGACACTGTAATCAGTTCCCTCCCGGGGTTGCAGCCGAGATGAGGTGACCAAACGCTAGCGAGATTGCCCCCTGCCGGAGGCAGACGAACCTCCCTGCAAGGCGAGCCCCGGAGGGCGGGAATTCCGCTCATGCGGCGTTTTAGGCCCGTCTTTCCCCTTGCGATTCCGCGATCTCCCCCGAATATGGCGGCCCTTTTGTCCGGTGGCCCTCTGGCCGCGCGGGACATCAGCCCGACGCAGCCCTCAGGAGTGGGAGGCCGTGTTCGGTTATCAACAGAACACTCCTAACCCGAAAAACATACATGAGCGCAGCTACTCTCGCGGAGATGATCGCAGGATCCTTCCGTGAACTCTCCGAAGGATCCATCGTTAAAGGCCGGATCCTCGAAATCAAACCGCAGATCGTCCTCGTGGACATCGGTTACAAATCCGAAGGCGCCATCCCCGCCAACGAGTTTGAAGATGACGACATCCAGGTCGGCGACGAAGTCGAAGTCCTCCTCGAACGTCTCGAAAACGATGAAGGCATGGTCGTCCTCTCCAAGGAAAAGGCCGCCTACAAACAGAACTGGGAAAAAATCGCCTCCGTGTTCCGCGATGGCGGGCTCGTCAAAGGCAAGGTCAAATCCGTCGTCAAAGGTGGCCTCATGGTCAACGTCGGCGTCGAAGCCTTCCTCCCAGGCAGCCAGATCGACATCATCCCGCCGAAGGATCTCAACGAGTACGTCGGCAAGGTGTTCGAATTCAAGATCGTCAAGATCAACGACGACCGCAAAAACATCGTCCTTTCCCGCCGCGAAGTCATCGAGGCCGAGCGCGCCGAACAGCGCCAGAAGTTCCTCGATTCCGTCAACCCTGGCGACAAAGTCGTCGGCGTGGTCAAGAACATCACCGACTTCGGTGTGTTTGTGGACCTCAATGGCATGGACGGTCTCCTCCACATCACGGATATGTCGTGGGGCCGCCTGAACCATCCTACCGAAATGGTGGGCATCGGTCAGCGCCTGGACGTCGTCATCCTGGAAGTGAACCGCGAGAAAGAGCGCGTCTCCCTGGGCCTCAAGCAGCTCCAGAACAATCCTTGGGAAAACATCGAAGCCCGTTACCCTGTTGGCCAGACCGTTCGTGGCAAGGTCACCAAGCTCGTCGCTTACGGTGCATTCTGCGAAGTGGAAGAAGGCGTCGAAGGCCTCGTTCACGTCTCCGAACTCTCCTGGACCAAGCGCATCGCCCGTCCTTCCGACGTCCTTCAGGTCGGTCAGGAAATCGAAGCTCGCGTCCTTGGCATCAACAAGGAAGAGCGCAAGATCAGCCTCGGCGTCCGCCAGCTCGAAACCAATCCTTGGGACGATATCGACGTTCGTTACCCGATCGGTACCACGATGACCCGTCCGGTCCGCAACCTCACCGCTTACGGTGCGTTTGTGGAACTGGAAGAAGGCATCGACGGCATGATCCACGTGTCCGACCTCTCCTGGACACGCAAGGTCAACCATCCTTCCGAAATGCTCAAGAAGGGCCAGGAAGTGGAAGCCACCGTGCTCGGTATCGACAAGGCCAACCAGCGCATCAGCCTCGGCATGAAGCAGCTTGAGACCGACCCATGGTCCGAAATCGACGGCCGCTTCAAAGTCGGCGACGTCGTCAAGGGCAAGGTCGCCAAGATCGCCTCCTTTGGCGCTTTCGTGGAACTCGAAGGCGACATCGACGGTCTGGTTCACATCTCCCAGCTCAGCGAAGATCATGTGGCCAAGGTCAAGGACGTCATCAACGTCGGCGACGAAGTCGAAGCCCGCGTCATCAAGGTGGACAAAGTGGAGCGCCGCGTCGGTCTCTCCATCAAGGCCATGAACTACAGCGAAGCCGAAATCCAGAAGGAAAGCCAAGCTTTCGAAGCCCTCCGCCCAAGCACCGACCTCGTCGGTCTCGAGCAGGCCTTCAAGTTCGCCACCGAAGACTGGCGCCCAGGGCAGTAATCGCCCCCGGCAACAGCCTCGAAAAAATCACGGAGGGACGTCGCAAGACGTCCCTCTTTTTTGTGCCTGCAAACTAACCTCGCTGCTCGCAAAGTGTCCCGCCCATTCCTTCCAGCCGCTCCCAGCCCCAAAGGGGTGGCACAACAAAGCCCAGGGCAACGCCCTGGGTAAATCCCGACAATACTCCCCTTGCATCAAAAGCCCTGAAAGGGCGAGGCACCTATTCCCTCCATATACTAGCAATGCTCCATACCACCCCTTGTAAAAACACACGGGCAAGACCCATTGCCAATCTTCCGTAAACTCCGCCTTCCAATGCGCCCTCTTTTCCGTCTCCTCCCCGCCCTCCTTCTGCTCGCCTTCAGCGCCCCTGCCGCTGAGCCCACCAACGCCACGGAGGCAGCCGCGCAAAAAGCCGCCGCTGAGAAAAAGGCCGCCGACCAGAAGATCAACGCCGAAAAATTCGCCGCGTGGAAAGCCACCCTTACTCCCGAACAGCAGGCCTGGGAAACCGTGCTGGAGCAGAACCTCGGCATGGGTTTTTACTTGCCCATTTACCAGGCTGAAAAGCTGGCCGGCAAAGTCACCGCCTGGGACTACGTGAAGGACGACCCCAAGCTGCCGCGCGTGCTGCTCATCGGCGATTCCATCTCCCGGGGCTACACCCTCGCCACCCGCAAGGCCCTGGCTGGCGTGGCCAATTTGCACCGCGCCCCGGAAAACTGTGGCCCCACCGCCAACGGCCTGAAAAAGCTCCCCGTCTGGCTGGGCACAGGCAAGTGGGACATCATCCATTTCAATTTCGGCATCCATGACCGCAAGACTCCCCTGGCCGATTACGAACAGCGTTTGGACAGCCTCGCCACCCAACTCAAGGCCACCGGAGCCAAAGTCGTCTGGGCCAACACCACCCCCGTCGCCGAAGGCGGCATGAACGACGCCACCAATGCCGACCTCGTCGCCCGCAACGAAGTCGCTGCTCGTGTGATGCAAAAGCACGGCATCACCATCAACGATCTCTACGCCTGGATCGAGCCCGACCTCGCCAAATTCCAGAACCCCAAGGACGTCCATTTCAGCAGCCCCGGTTACGACCGTCTGGCCGAGCAAGTGGCCGCAGCCATCACCAAAATCATTCCCACCCTCACCTCCGTCAACACGGCCATCCTGCCCATGAGCAAGCTGGAAAAGGACGGCTACGGCTGGGAAGAACGCCACGCAGAAATCCTCAAGATCAAAGACACCCTCAATCCTGAAATCGTCCTCATCGGCGACTCCATCACCCACTTCTGGGGCGGCCTGCCAGATGGGGCCAAAATGGGCAACCGGGGCAGCGAAACCTGGCAGTCCCTCTTCGGCAGCCGTCCTGTGCTGAATCTCGGCTTCGGCTGGGACCGCACCCAGAACGTGCTGAAACGCATCCAGTTAGGCGAGCTCGACGGCCTCAAACCCAAGGCCATCGTCCTCCACATCGGCACCAATAATTTGGCCAAGACCGTCAACGCCCGCGACAACACCCCCGCCGAGATCGCCGAAGCCATCGGCCTCATCATCGAAAAGGCCCAGGCCAAATGCCCCGGAGCCCAGGTCATCCTCATGGCCATCTTCCCTCGGGGGAAAACCGCCGCCGACCCGAAACGCGCCATTCTGGCAGACATCAATCAGCGCCTCGCTCCCCTGGGCCAAAAGCCCGGCATTACCTTCCTCGACATCACCTCCAAGTGGCTTGAGGCCGATGGCTCCATCTCCAAAGACATCATGCCAGACGCCCTGCATCCTAACCAAAAAGGCTACGCCGTCTGGGCCGAAGCGCTCAAACCCGTCCTCGATCAAACCACGAAATAGACCCAAGGTTCAAATTCCCCACCCACGACTCACCGCCAAGAATCTTAGGTCGAGAACCCTCGCAGGCCAACCGGTTCAAGGCGTGATGGCGTCCCGCCATCAACCAGGCACCCCCATTTCTCGCCCGCCCGTTCGCCCTCATGCCCACGTGTCGCACCCGCCTGGCCGCAAGTGCACGGCGGGACGCCGTCACTCCTTGAACCCTCAAGCCTTCGATCTGAAAGATCCCAAGGACCTGTTTTCACCCTCACAGACGGGAAGCACCGCCTAACAAAAATGGAGATTGACGGCATTCCTCACTTTTTGTTAAAACAACTCGTTCCAGGTGAGTCTTTCCGGGCTTCACTCCACTTTAACCTCTCTCCCTCAATCATGCGCCGTGCTCCCCTTTGGATGACAGTGAAAGCCCTGGTGCTCTCCCAGTTGCTCCCCCTGTCCTCGCCGCTTTCAGCCGCTTCGGACTACAATGGAGACGGCGTTTGCGATGTCTGGCAGCAGCTTCACAATGCCTGGAGCCTCCTGCCTGGTGACGATGAAGATGGCGACGGCAGCAGCAACATCCTGGAAAGCATCGCCGGCACCGATCCCCGAAACCCGGCTGACGTCCTCCGCATTTCCGAATCCGCCCTGGTGGAAAATGACGTGCGGTTCACGCTCCCCTCCTCCACGGGCAAACGCTACCAGCTCCTCAGCAGTGACTCCCCGAACGGGCCTGTCTGGACCCCTCAGGGCTCGGCCCTCACCGGCACCGGGGCGGCCATTCAGTTCACCACACCTAAAGGCGACGGGACCAACCGCAAGTTTTACAAGGTGGAAACGTCCGATCAGGATACCGATGAGGACGGCATCAACGACTGGGCCGAAGGAATCACCGGCACCAATCCTGCCCTCGCCACCAGCCCGGGCAATGCCTCCGGTGGCACCGCCTCCGATGCCGATGTGCTTGCCAGCCTCTTCGCACTCACCACCACCACCCTCCCCAGCACCACCGGAGCCCAGGAAAAGGAAGGCCTCACCTCCCGCATCCGCCTCAGCCGCCCGGCGGACAAAAGCGCGATGCCCCTCACCCTGGCCTATGCCAGCAGTGGCAATCCCGTCCCCAGCCGTGGCAGCGCCAGCTCTGGGGATTTCACCCTCACCGTGGATCAGCCCTCCGGCCAGATCACCGGTGCCGCCACCGGCACTCTCACCTTGCCCGCTGGGGCCAGCCAGATGGATGTGATCGTCCATCCCGTCCTGGACAGCACCCCAGAAGTTCCAGAACTGCTCACCCTGAACATCCTTCGGCCCGGCAGCGGCCCCGCCACCCCGCCCCTCACCGGCACCGCCCTCATCCGCGATGCAGATCCCACCAATGAGGACAATCGCACCCTCTTCGTCGCCTACCTGGGCAAGGAGGCAGGCGTCAGCACCACCGCCACCGGCATCGCCACCGCCCTCGTTCAGGGGGACAATGACGAGGCCCTCATCAGCCTCACCTTCAGCAACCTCACCTCCCCCCAAAACACCGCTTACCTGCGGGTGGACAGTGATCTGGAGATCATCAATGTCGGCCTCGGTCAGGTCACCGGCAAGCAGTGGCAGATCCGCGCCGCCCAGACCAAGTTTACCGATCAGGCCATGCTCACCGCCCTGCACGCCGGTCAGCTCTACATCAGCATCACCACCGCTGAAAATCCCACCGGCGAAATCCGCGGCTACTTCAACAAAGCCACCGGCTCCACCTCCTTCGCCTATAACCCTGCCCTGCATGATGGTCCTGCCTACGGCTCGCCCGAATGGCAGTCCGTCGCCGGGGCAGCCATTGAGCGCGATATCTACCGCTTCCTGGAGCAGTGCACCTTTGGCCCCACCGCCGAGCTTTATACCGAAGTCCGCGCCGAAGTGGATGCCGCCATGACCGGGGGCCAGACCTATCTCAAGGGCCTGGAAAACTGGTTGGATAAGCAGATGGACCCCGCCATCACCCCGAATCCCAGCCTCACCACCCTCACGATGGCGGCGGACAATGAAGAGTTCGTCCTGCGCGGGAACAAACCCCTCTGGAGCGGCAACGACCCTCAATACGGCGAAGTGTCCTATGGAGTCAGCTACGATGCCTTTGGCAATCCCACCGTCTCCACCACCAGCAACGGCACCTACAACAACAACCACCCCTTTCACAACAACCGCCGACGCGAACAGTGGACTCTTGCCCTCCAATCCAAGGCCCAGGTGCGCCAGCGCATGACCCAGGCCCTCAGCGAGATCCTCGTCATCTCCGAAATCGATGCCACCGTCCAGGGCAAGCACTACGGCGCTGCCGCCTACTGGGACATGCTGGCCGACAATGCCTTCGGCAAGTACCGCGACCTCCTCCAAAAGGTCACCTACCACCCCATGATGGGCATCTACCTCAGCCATCTGCGCAACCGCGCCACCTACATCAGCGGCGGCGTCACCATCAGCCCGGATGAAAACTACGCCCGTGAGATCATGCAGCTCTTCTCCATCGGCCTGGTGCTGCGCCATCCCGATGGCAGCCTCGTCCTCGGTCAGGATGGACTCCCCGTACCCACCTATGACAATGGCGACATCACCGAACTCGCCCGCGTCCTCACCGGCTTCTGCCACGGTGCCCGCCATCTCAATGCTTCAGTTCAACGATTCAACGGAATGTATATGGCCGCCTCCAACATCCGCGTCAGCCCCACAATCGAGATTCAGGGCGGAGCTGGGGGAATTAACGGCAACGGAACCACCTTCACGAATTTCAGCGAAGGCGGTGGCGACTCCTGGTGGCAGGCCCCCTGGATCTATCCGATGAAGGTGCTTGGCAAGGTCGGCACCGTCAGTGCAGCGGCACCCACCCTCCACGACTTCGGGGCCAAGACCCTCCTCGCCGGCAAACACGGCCAGACCCTCGTCCCTGCCCAGACAGTCGTCACAGCCACGGCCGACGGCACCAGCCACACCATGGCGGAGGCCGACATCACGCTGGCCCACAACTGCCTCGCCGGCAATCCCTCCTCCGGCAGCTACAACGGCCACCAAAACACCCCCATCAACATTTCACGCTGGCTCATTCAGCGCCTCACTTCCTCCAATCCCAGCTCCGGCTACCTCTACCGCGTCAGCGAACGCTACCGCCAAACCAATGGCAACCTGGGCAGCGTGCTCAAGGCCATCATGCTGGATCACGAAGCCCGCAGCATCGAGCTGGCCGACACCACCGTGGGCAATGGCCGCATGAAAGAGCCCATGGTCCACTTCATGGCCGTCATCCGTGCATTGAAAGGCTACACCGGCATCCCCCTCACCACCCTTCGCGATGTCCCCATCCCCTTCAGCAGCACGGACAGCCCCATGAGCACCCCTTATCCACAGGCGGAAGTGGACAAGTTTGTGCCCAATGCCTCCCGCTTCCGTTTTGCCGACACCTCCTCCCAGCTCGGCCAGTCTCCCCTCCGCGCGCCCAGCGTCTTCAACTGGTTCCTGCCAGATTACAGCGTGCCCGGTGCCATGTCAGAGGCTGGCCTCGTCGCCCCTGAAATGCAGATCGCCACTGAGACCAGCATCGTCGCCCGCGTGAACCGCCTGTGGACCTTCACCTGGATGTCCCTCACCGGCATGACCACCTTCCCCGGCGTGGATCTGGAGGATCCCGTGCAGCTCACCGGCAATGCAGGCCCCCAGGTCAAGGTCTCCAAGTCCCTGGTTCCCACCGCCACGGAAAACTCCTTCCTCGCCCTGCAAAGCTACACCTTCACGCCTGCCAACTGGAACACCGCCCAGACCGTCACCGTCGCAGCCGTGGATGACAACATCGCGGAAGGCAGCCACACCACCCGTATCCATCACGCCGTTAGCAGCACCGATGCCGACTACAGCAATCTCGCCATCCCCAGCCTCAACGTCACTATCAATGACAATGAAACCGCTGGCACCGCCCGCGTGATTATTGCCGAGACCGGCAGCGAAACTCTCGTCGCCGAAGGTGGCACCACTGACACTTACACCCTCGCTCTCAGTCAGGCCCCTGTCTCGCCAGTCACGGTCAATCTTCAGACTACGGTCAACAACATCGGTACCTACACCACCGAGGTCACCGTTTCCCCCGCCAGCGTCACCTTCACCTCCGCCAACTGGAGCGCTCCGCAAACGGTCACCGTCACCGCCGTCAACGACACCACCAGCGAAGTCCTAGAAATCGCCCAGATCGGCCACAGCCTCACCACCGCAGATACCGTTTATCGCCAAGTCGGTGTCGCCTCCATCAACGTCCTTGTGGCAGACAACGATCCCACCGGCAGCAATGACGTGAATCTGTTGCAGACTCAAAATGGCACGCTCGCCCTCGAAGGCGGCGCTTCGGACAGTTACTACCTCAATCTGCGCCGTGCGCCAACCGCCACGGTCGCCATGGCCATCAACACCAACGCTGACCTGACGGCCACACCGCCCTCCCTCAGCTTCACCACCACCAACTGGAACATCCCTCAAAAGGTCCAGATCACCGCCGTGGATGATGCCCTCATCGAAGGCACCGAAGCCTTCACCATCACCAATGTCCCCTCTGGCGGTGGTTACACAGCCACCAACACCAAGAACGTTGCCGTCACCATCCAGGACAATGACGGCGGCTCAGTCATCATCTCCGAAACCAGCGGCGGCACCTCCGTCGTCGAAAGTTCAGCCACCACTTCAGGCAATCCGCAGGCCGCCAACACGGACAGTTACACCCTCCGGCTAGGCTCCCAGCCCGATGCCAATGTCACCATCACAGTCACCCCCGAACGGCATCCCACCCCGATGTCAAACTGGGCCAAAGCCTCGGGCTACTTTGGCAACGACACCTCCGGCTCCGCCCTCCAGAAAGACCGCCTCATCTTCGATTACAGCGAGATCATCAGCATCTACAATGCCGCCTATGTGGCCGCAGGCGGCAATGCCAATGCCTCCACCGCCCACTTCGCCGGCACCCTGGCCGTGGTGGACAAACTGGATCTCTACCTCTGCGGCGGCAGGCTCAAGGCACAGACTCCAGATCTCTCCCTGGCCGACCTTTCCAACATGGGCATCACCAACCCTCGCAAGTCGGTCGTCAATGGCGTTTACCGTGGTTACAGCACCACCCGTCTCACCACCGACACGACCAACTACAACAACGAGGTGCGGGACCGCTGCCGCATCGCTGCCTATCTGGTCAGCATCTCCCCGCAGTCCTTCAGCGCACGCTGATCCGCCGCCCGCCTCCTTTCCGCCACCCCTACTCCGAGTCATGAATCCCTTTCTTCGCAAGACCCCGGACCGCAGCCAGCCCAACCGCCGCGACTTCATGCTCCAATCTGGAGCCGCCTCCTTGGGAGTCACCAGCGTCGTCAACAGCATCGCACAGCTCAAGCTCGTCGGCGCAGCCGCCGCCCAGGGAGCCGGCAGCGACTACAAGGCCCTCATCTGCATCTTCCTCAATGGAGGCACGGATACGAACAACATCCTCATCCCCGTCTCTGGCGGCGCAGGCACCGCCCGTGGTCATTATGAAAGCGGTCGTGGCATCCCCACCTATGCAGGCGGCACCGGTGGCATCGCCATCCCCTTGGCCGACATCACCGCCGCAGGCACCCAGCTTAACCCCGACAACCCTCCCTCTGAATACGAGCACGCCTCCGGCTACATCCCGGCCGATGGCAATGGCAACCGCTTTGCCGTGCATCCTGGTGCCACCCACCTGAAATCCATTTTCGATGCCGGGCACCTCGCCTTTATCTGCAATGTCGGCACCCTCACCCAGCCGAATGTGACGCGTGCCAATTTCAACAGCCTGCCCGCCTCCCAAAAGCCACCCCAGCTTTTCTCCCATTCCGACCAACAGGTCCAGTGGCAGTCCTCCGTGCCCGACCGCCCCTTCACCAGCGGCTGGGGTGGCCGCATCGCCGACATCCTCGATGGCGTCCATAACATCGATCCCGAGAGCCTCTCGATGAGCGTCTCCGTCAACGGCATCAACAGCTTCCAAAAAGGCATTCAGCAGCAGCCCTACGTCATGGGCAGCACCGGTGTCTCCTCCTAC
This is a stretch of genomic DNA from Prosthecobacter algae. It encodes these proteins:
- a CDS encoding DUF1800 family protein produces the protein MRRAPLWMTVKALVLSQLLPLSSPLSAASDYNGDGVCDVWQQLHNAWSLLPGDDEDGDGSSNILESIAGTDPRNPADVLRISESALVENDVRFTLPSSTGKRYQLLSSDSPNGPVWTPQGSALTGTGAAIQFTTPKGDGTNRKFYKVETSDQDTDEDGINDWAEGITGTNPALATSPGNASGGTASDADVLASLFALTTTTLPSTTGAQEKEGLTSRIRLSRPADKSAMPLTLAYASSGNPVPSRGSASSGDFTLTVDQPSGQITGAATGTLTLPAGASQMDVIVHPVLDSTPEVPELLTLNILRPGSGPATPPLTGTALIRDADPTNEDNRTLFVAYLGKEAGVSTTATGIATALVQGDNDEALISLTFSNLTSPQNTAYLRVDSDLEIINVGLGQVTGKQWQIRAAQTKFTDQAMLTALHAGQLYISITTAENPTGEIRGYFNKATGSTSFAYNPALHDGPAYGSPEWQSVAGAAIERDIYRFLEQCTFGPTAELYTEVRAEVDAAMTGGQTYLKGLENWLDKQMDPAITPNPSLTTLTMAADNEEFVLRGNKPLWSGNDPQYGEVSYGVSYDAFGNPTVSTTSNGTYNNNHPFHNNRRREQWTLALQSKAQVRQRMTQALSEILVISEIDATVQGKHYGAAAYWDMLADNAFGKYRDLLQKVTYHPMMGIYLSHLRNRATYISGGVTISPDENYAREIMQLFSIGLVLRHPDGSLVLGQDGLPVPTYDNGDITELARVLTGFCHGARHLNASVQRFNGMYMAASNIRVSPTIEIQGGAGGINGNGTTFTNFSEGGGDSWWQAPWIYPMKVLGKVGTVSAAAPTLHDFGAKTLLAGKHGQTLVPAQTVVTATADGTSHTMAEADITLAHNCLAGNPSSGSYNGHQNTPINISRWLIQRLTSSNPSSGYLYRVSERYRQTNGNLGSVLKAIMLDHEARSIELADTTVGNGRMKEPMVHFMAVIRALKGYTGIPLTTLRDVPIPFSSTDSPMSTPYPQAEVDKFVPNASRFRFADTSSQLGQSPLRAPSVFNWFLPDYSVPGAMSEAGLVAPEMQIATETSIVARVNRLWTFTWMSLTGMTTFPGVDLEDPVQLTGNAGPQVKVSKSLVPTATENSFLALQSYTFTPANWNTAQTVTVAAVDDNIAEGSHTTRIHHAVSSTDADYSNLAIPSLNVTINDNETAGTARVIIAETGSETLVAEGGTTDTYTLALSQAPVSPVTVNLQTTVNNIGTYTTEVTVSPASVTFTSANWSAPQTVTVTAVNDTTSEVLEIAQIGHSLTTADTVYRQVGVASINVLVADNDPTGSNDVNLLQTQNGTLALEGGASDSYYLNLRRAPTATVAMAINTNADLTATPPSLSFTTTNWNIPQKVQITAVDDALIEGTEAFTITNVPSGGGYTATNTKNVAVTIQDNDGGSVIISETSGGTSVVESSATTSGNPQAANTDSYTLRLGSQPDANVTITVTPERHPTPMSNWAKASGYFGNDTSGSALQKDRLIFDYSEIISIYNAAYVAAGGNANASTAHFAGTLAVVDKLDLYLCGGRLKAQTPDLSLADLSNMGITNPRKSVVNGVYRGYSTTRLTTDTTNYNNEVRDRCRIAAYLVSISPQSFSAR